ATTGGGCAGGATATGTTCAGCCGATATCCGTGCCGCGCCTTTGCCTGACACGCGGGCGGCAAGGATAAACTCGCGCTCCCAAAGAGACAAAGCCGCGCCGCGGGTGATGCGGGCAAAAACGGGGATGTTGAAGATACCGATGGCGATGATTGCGTTAATGGCCCCGGCACCAAAGACGGCAGTGATCAGAATGGCGATGACGAGAGAGGGGAATGCAAAGACCAGATCATTGCCGCGCATGATGAATTCATCTATCCACGATCCACTGCGCGCAGCGGCTGCCAGACCCAAGGGAACGCCCAGCGCCATACCAATCCCGACCGCGACCAGCGCCACCGCAATCGAGGTGCGCGCACCAACCATGATCATCGAGAACATGTCGCGTCCGAAATGATCGGTACCGAACCAGTGCTGCGCGCTGGGTGGCTGCAGCTTGGCCGGAATGCTCAGCGCGGCGTGGTCGTATGGGGTCCAGACAAAGGACACCAGCGCTGCCAGCACAACCAGTGAGGACAGCGTCGCGCCAAGGATCAGGTTGCGGCTCATGTCCTGCTCCTCAGCCTTGGATCGACTGCGGCATAGGCCAGATCGACAAAAAAGTTCACCATGATGACGGCAAAGACCAGCAGCATAACGACCGATTCCACGACGATCAGATCGCGCGCCGATATGGCCTGAAAAACCAGCCGCCCGAGGCCGGGTAGATAAAACACCTGTTCGATGATGATCGAACCCGCCAGCAGGAAGGAAAATTGGAGTCCAATGATCGTCAGTACCGGGATCAAGGCATTCCGCACTCCGTGTCGCCAAAGCGCCTGCCGACGCGAAAGGCCCTTGGCGCGTGCAGTGCGCATAAAATCCTCGGCCAGAATATCCAACAGAGCCGAGCGCATGACCCGCGCAAGGATCGCCGCTTGCGGCAGGGCCAGGGCGATGGCTGGAAGGGTCAACGAATGTAGACCGGTCCAAATGCCGTTCTCCCAACCCGCGAAACCGCCGGCATTGAACCAGCGCAAATTGATGGCAAAGACCAACACCAGCATCATCGCGAACCAGAAATTCGGCACCGCGATACCAAGCTGAGTCGCACCCATCACGGTCAGATCACCCGGTTTGCCGCGCCGTGAGGCTGCGTAGATACCGGCGGGGAAAGCAATCAGCGTGGAAAGGGTCAGCGCGTACAAAGCCAGCGGCAATGACACCCACAATCGATCTGCGATCATCTGCGACACGGGTGTGCGATAGGTGTAGGACGTACCAAAATCCCCAACCAGCATCCCGCCGACCCAGTTGAAGTACCGCTCGATCTTCGAGACATCGAGGCCCAGTTCAGCTCTCAGCGCAGTCAATGTATCGGCCTGCGCGTTCACGCCCAGCATGAACAACGCCGGATCACCGGGCGCGACCTCGATCACTGCAAAGATGACAACCGAGGCGACGGCCAGGCTCAGGATCAGCGACAGCAGACGTTTGAGGGCGTAGCGGAGCATTTGGAAACGTTAGGGTCACATCTCGTGTGGGTCCAGCGCCTAAGGCACGAGAAGATAGACAAAAAGAAACCCGCCAAGCCAGAATCCTTGTGGGTTTCATGGTGCAACAGTTCGCGCCGGGGCGCTGGCCATCGCCCCGGTCCAACTCTGTTCATCTATTCGGACCAACTGATCCCGGTCAGATCGATCGCTGCCGTGGGTGCGTTTTCCCATAGCCCCTCAACACCGGCCTTGGCCACGCCAAGCTTGGCAAGTTGAAACAGGTACCCGTTGACGTAATCGGTCGAAATCAAGCGTTGTGCCTCACCCAGCAAACGTGTGCGCTCATCAGGGTCCGTGGTCGAATTCAGCGTGTCCATCAATGCCTGAAAGTCGGTGCTGTCATATTGGAAGTAATAGTCGGGCCGGGCATAAATACCGATATCCATCGGCTCGGTATGGCTGACGATGGTCAGGCCAAACTCCTTGCCCTTGAACACGCTTTCCAGCCACTGCGCCCATTCCACATTGATGATCTCGGCGGTGATGCCAATATCGGCCAGTTGCGCAGCGATGATTTCACCCCCGCGTCGGGCGTAGGAAGGCGGCGGCAAGTGCAGCGTGGTCTCGAACCCATCGGGATACCCGGCCTCGGCCAGCAGCGCCTTGGCTTTTTCCGGGTCATAGGCCGAATTGCCGGTCAAATCGACGTAAGCCGGGTTATGCGGAGCAAAATGCGTACCGATGGGTGTGCCATAGCCGAACATAGCCCCATCAATGATGGCCTGCCTGTCAATCGCGTGGGCCAATGCCTGTCGGACCAATATGTCATCAAACGGGGCTTGTTTGTTGTTGGTCGACAGAATGGTTTCCCCCTCGGTCGAGCCGACAAGAACCTGAAAGCGCGGATCAGCCTCGAACTGCGGCAGATTCTCGGGTGCGGGGAAGTTGTCGAACACGTCCACATCCTCGGCCATCATGGCGGCGAAGGCGGCGGTCGGATCCGAGATAAACTTAAACGTTGCGGTCTCTAACGCGGGCTGTTCGCCCCAATAGTCGGGGTTGCGATTCAGGATGATGCTGTCACCCTGCAGCCAGTCAGAGAAGGTGAAGGCCCCCGTGCCAACCGGATTGGTCTTGATATTCTCGATGCTTTCGGGCGCAACGATCACCGCGTCACCCCAGGCGAGATTGAAAAGGAAGTTCCCGTTCGGCTCATTCAACGTCACCTGAACGGTCAGGGGGTCCACCACCTCGACACTTTTAATGCCCGCAAACAAAGCCTTCTGCGCATTGGCGCTGTCTTCTGCCGTGGCGCGATCAAGGGTGAACTTGACGTCCTCGGCATCCATCGTTGTGCCATCGTGAAATGTCACACCGTCGCGCAGCTTGAATGTGTAAACGGTACCGTCATCCGAGATTTCCCAGCTTTCGGCCAGCCCCGGCACCACCGAGCCATCCCCCATGAACCGGGTCAGGCCTTCGAAGATATTGGTGTAGACAACCGAATCGATAGCCTGCGCCGCAGCGCTGGTCGGGTCCAGATGCGGTGGCTCAAGCTGCATGGCGATGGTGATGTCAGATTTGGCCATGGCCTGCGTGGCAAACAGGCCCGCGCCAAGGACCAGGGCCGACGCGAACGAGCGAAAGCGCTGCTTTGTCATGAAAATCTCTCCCCACTGAAATTGGCTAGCCCTGCTTTTTTCGGGCCGATCTGCGACCAATGTCCTCGCAAACCCGGGGTCAATCAAGGAATTGTTGGCGCAACCGGGGTTTCTTTGCGCCTGCCGCATCTGCTATGCCGCGCTGCAACATGAACCCTGCGAGGAGCGAGCATGAGCGCCACCGCCCGCAAGAAAGCCCCGAACGCCGAGGATATCCGCGCCCGGAAAGGTACTGATCCACTGGTCTCGTTGACCGCCTACACAACACCGATGGCGCAGTTGATGGATGCGCATTGTGACTTCGTTCTGGTCGGTGACAGCGTCGGCATGGTGTTGCACGGGTTGACGTCGACCCTTGGTGTGACGATGGAGATGATGATCATGCACGGCCAGGCCGTTGCCCGTGGTCTGGACAAGGCAATGATGGTGATCGACATGCCTTTCGCCAGCTACGAGCATGACCCGGCTCAGGCATTCCGCAACGCAGCCCGGCTGATGTCGGAAACAGGAGCTGGGGCGGTTAAGCTGGAAGGTGGCGTCGAGATGGCTGAAACCATCCGGTTTCTGGTCAAACGCGGGATCCCGGTGATGGCACATATTGGCCTGACACCGCAGTCGATAAACACTTTGGGTGGCTATAAGGTACAAGGGCGCGACGAACAGGCCGATGCCGTATTGACCGACGCCCGGGCAGTCGCCGAAGCAGGCGCGTTTTCGGTCGTGTTAGAGAAAGTTCCGCAGGGTTTGGCCAACCGGATTACCGCTGAGATTGCGATCCCCACAATCGGAATTGGTGCCTCGGCCGGGTGCGACGGGCAAATTCTGGTGGTGGACGATATGCTTGGATTTTTCACCGCCTTCAAACCGAAATTCGTCAAACGCTATGCTGATCTTGGCCCGCTGGCCGAAGCCGCCATTGCTGAATACGCAGCCGAGGTTCGTGCGCGAAGCTTCCCGGCACACGAACATGTCTTTGCCGATGCCGTACCCGTCAAAGGACCCAAGTCATGACCGCGCCAATTCTGCGTCGATTGGCAGACTTGCGCGCTCTGACCCGTGATTGGCATCTGAATGGTGAGGTGATCGGAGTTGTCCCCACCATGGGTGCGCTGCACCAGGGGCATCTGTCGCTGGCCGAAGCCGCGAAGACGGCTTGCGACCGGGTGATCGTGACGATCTTTGTAAACCCCAAGCAGTTCAACAACCCCGAAGACCTCGCCAACTATCCGCGCACCGAACAAGAAGACGCGAAAAAGCTCGCGCCTTACAACGTCGATGCGATATACGTGCCCGACCCGGATGAGATTTACCCTGATGGCTTCGCCACCACAGTCTCGGTCTCGGGTCTGACCGACGCGATGGAGGGAGAATTCCGCCCGGGTCATTTCGATGGTGTGGCAACAGTTGTCGCCAAGCTGTTCCTGCAAACGCAAGCGGATCGAGCCTATTTCGGGGAAAAAGACTATCAGCAGCTTATGATCGTCCGCCGGATGGCCCGCGACCTCGATATACCGATCGAGGTGATTGGTTGCCCCACGGTGCGTGAACCTTCGGGCCTCGCAATGTCTTCGCGCAATCAAAGGCTATCCGAGGATGGTCTGGCCATCGCAGCCGAAAAACATCGTATCATGCGTGCAGTTGTTCAGGCGCTGGAAAGCGGCGAAGAATTCGAAGCTTTGGCTTCTCAGGCACAGGCCGATCTTTTGGCCGCCGGCTTCAACGAAGTGGAGTATCTGCAACTACGCTGCGCTGAAAAGCTGGAGCCTATGACCCATGCCAAACGACCCGCACGACTGTTTGCGGCAGCCTTGGTCGACGGCGTGCGGCTGATCGACAATCTACCGGTGTCTCCGGTCTGATTTCCCCTCTGGCACGTTTGGTTGTGTTTGCGCTAAAGTCCTGCAAAACCAAAGCGGGAGGGGCGCAGGAATGACCTATATTCTGGCAATCGATCAGGGCACCACATCGTCTCGTGCAATCCTGTTCGACGCGCAAATGCAGCGCGTCGGCACTGCGCAGCACGAGTTTACACAGCATTTCCCACAGGAAGGCTGGGTTGAGCATGATGCCGAGGAGATATGGGACAGCGTTCTGACGGTTTGCCGTGAAGTGATGCAAACGACAGGTGTATCCGCGGCACAGATCGCTGGTATCGGGATTACCAACCAACGCGAAACCACTGTCATCTGGGATCGCGCCACTGGGGCCCCCATTCACAACGCAATCGTCTGGCAGGACCGTCGCACCGCTGAGATTTGCGAGCGTCTTCGCAAAGCGGGATGCGAGGATGACGTAACTGCCCAGACCGGTCTGCTGCTAGATCCTTATTTTTCGGGCACCAAGGTTAAATGGTTGCTGGATACCGTCCCCGGCGCACGCGACCGTGCTGCCGCCGGAGAGCTGCTGTTCGGCACAATCGATACCTTCCTGATCTGGCGACTGACAGAAGGGCGCGTGCACGCCACCGACGCCACCAATGCGGCCCGCACATTGCTATTCGATATTCACAAAGGGGAATGGAGTACCGAGATCTGCGACTTGCTGGACATCCCCCAAGCTTTGTTGCCCGACGTGCGCGATTGCGCCGCAGACTTCGGATCGACCTCGCTGTTTAGCGGTAATATTCCAATTCTCGGCGTGGCGGGGGATCAGCAAGCTGCCACCATCGGACAGGCCTGTTTCCAGCCGGGCATGATGAAATCCACCTATGGCACGGGCTGTTTCGCACTACTCAACACCGGTACGCAGCCAGTTGAGTCGAAAAACCGGCTGCTAACGACAATTGCCTATCAGTTGGACGGGCAGAAAACCTATGCGCTTGAAGGCTCGATTTTCATTGCCGGTGCGGCGGTGCAATGGCTGCGCGATGCGTTGCAAATCATCGAAACCGCACCGCAAAGCGGTGAACTGGCCGCCAAAGCGGATCCAAACCAGCACGTTGTTCTCGTCCCTGCCTTTACTGGGCTGGGCGCGCCTTATTGGAAACCCGATTGCCGGGGCGCAATCTTTGGCCTGACTCGCAATTCAGGCCGCGCCGAAATCACGCGCGCCACGCTGGAAAGCATCGCGTTCCAGACCCGCGACCTGTGGCACGCCATGCAGGGCGATTGGGGCGCAGAGACTGACGTGATCCTGCGCGTCGACGGCGGAATGAGCGCCTCGGACTGGGCCATGCAGGGGCTTTCCGACATTCTGGGCGCCCCGGTCGACCGCCCGGTGATGCAGGAAACCACCGCGCTTGGTGCCGCATGGCTGGCGGGCATGAAAGCGGGTGTCTACCCGGATCAGGCCGGATTCGCCGAAACCTGGGATCTGGACCGGCGGTTTGAGCCTGCAAAACCCGTAGCTGACCGAGACGCGGCCTATGCACGCTGGCAACGCGCGGTTCAGGCGGCCATGGCGTTCTAACTGTGGTCCTTCATCAAGCGCTGTTTCTGCCGTGACCAGTCGCGCTTGGCCTGCGTTTCGCGCTTGTCGTGCAGCTTCTTACCTTTGGCGATGCCGATCTTCAGCTTCGCCCGACCCTTGTGATTAAAATAAAGCACCAGCGGCACCAGCGTCATGCCTTTGCGTTGGGTCGCGTTCCACAGGTTCGACAGTTCCTTGCGTGACACCAGCAGTTTACGGCGGCGGCGTTCTTCATGTTTGAAGACCTTGGCCTGCTCATAGGGCGCGATATAGCTGTTGATCAGCCATAGCTCTCCGTCATCAACCGACGCATAGCTTTCAGCAATGTTCGACCCACCGGCACGCAGGGATTTGACCTCGGACCCTTCCAGGACAATACCGCATTCGAGATCGTCTTCGATCGCATAATCGAAGCGCGCACGCCGGTTTTCGGCGATCACTTTGTAATTCGGGTCAGTGTTCTGCTTCTGCTTGGCCATGGCGCGTTGATGTATGCCGCTTGCGTCCGCCTTGCAAGGCAGGGTTATGAATTGGCCGAGATTATCAGGTCAGGTCCAAATATCGTGTCAGCGTGATTGTGCAGATAAATCTTGAGCCACGGGGTAAAACGGTCGGGATGCCGTTTCACCTCGGCCAGCAGATCGTGGTAATCGACCCAGCGGATATCCATCACTTCTTCCGGGTTAGGCTCGATTTTCAAGGCTCCACGCACATGGGCCAGAAAGACATCGACCACCTCGTTCTCGACCATTCCGTTGCCGACATCGGCATGATACTCTAATCGATGCCGGTATTCGGGATAGAGCCCGGTGATGCCCAATTCTTCGCGTAGGCGCCGGACGGCACAATGCGAAGCGCTTTCGTCCCAATCCGGATGCGTACAACAGGTATTCGCCCATAGACCCGGCGTGTGGTATTTGCCCATCGCCCGGCGTTGCAGCAATATCTCGGTCCCGCGCACGGCAAACACGGACACAGCCTTGTGTCGCAGCCCCTTTTCATGCGCCTCCAGCTTGTCGACGGGTGTCAGTTCGCCCTCAACCCAAGCCGGGATCAAGATTCCCATCTGTCGTCTCCTGTTGGCGATCTCCGGTGCACATGGCCTTACCGGTTTTCCCCAAAGTGGCGCTGATTACAATGTCAATCAATCGCACGAAAGGCCGCAGGGGCTGCGGCATTTCGAAGTTCGTCTGTAAACCTGTTGGCGGAGTTACTCTCCCGAAACGCTCACGATATAGGCGTAAACGTCTTCGGCGCCTTTCTTCAGCTTGAAGGTCATTTTCGACTTTGCCGAGGTTTCCCCCAAATAGTCTTTCAAGAATGCTTTGGGGTCTTGGGCGTAGGCCACGAAAGTCTCTTCATCCCAGACCAGCCCATTTTCGCCCGCGGCCACGATGCTGTCGCCGTATCTGAAGCCTTCTTCAGTGCCGGCGGTGCGGCCTGCGATTCCGTACAGGTTCGGACCCGTCTTACCGCCCTTAACGATAACTTCACCCGCAGGGTCAGCAATCATGTGACAGGATTTACATTTATTGAAGGTCTTCTTACCCGCTTCGGCATCACCTTCTGCATAGACAGGAAGGGCCAGCAGACCGGCAATTGCGGTGGCAAGGATACGATTCATAGCTTTTGCTCCGATATGAATTGGCTGCACCGAATGGATCGCTGGCACAGCAGAGAGTCAACGCGCAGATTGCCGCGCGACGGCACTGTGTCACAGGCGATCGGTGTCGTACTTAACCGAAGTCATGTAACTGCGACCAGCAGGGCAGCAGGTCGCCAGTGCGGGGGGAAGCCAGATAGATAGCCCGTGCAATCGCGCGCGCAAGACAGATCGAGGCCGCATGGCCGATCATCGCCATAGCCTCGGGGCCAACCGTGCGCGCGCAGGTGCTGAGACCGAATACCAGATCCCCATCGCCAGGCGTGTGCGCAGGCACGATGGCGCGGGCGATGCCATCATGGGCTGCTACCGCCAGACGCTGGCATTGCGGTTTGGTCAGCGCTGCATCAGTTGCAACTATAGCAATCGTGGTGTTTGCGCGATCTGGCGGAGCAGAATGCATCATTTGCGCCTTGCGGCTGACAAGAGAGGAACCAAGGCCCGAGGCCGGGTCTGGCCCCAATCCACCGAACTCGTCATCGATCTCAAACGGCGCAGCCCAAAAATGCCGATCACCCGGTGTGGTTACGCTGCCAAGCGGATTGGCCGCCACCAGCGCGCCGACGGTTACGCCACCCTCAAGCTTTAACGAAGCCGAGCCTAAGCCACCCTTGTGCATCGCGGCCAATGCGCCGGTACCAGCCCCCACCGAGCCCAGTTCAAATTCTGGTGAGGCGGTCAAATACGCAGACTTCCCCAGATCGCGATAAGGATTTTCGGTCCAGTTCTTATCTCCACCATTGAGTAGATCGAACAGAATCGCGCCCGGCACGATGGGCACGACGGCCGAACCGACCTGAAATCCGCGCCCCTGAGCGCGCAATGCGTCTGAAACGCCCGAGCACGCATCCAGTCCAAAGGCCGAGCCGCCGGACAAAGCAATCGCGTCGACCCGATCAACAGTTTTGTCGACCGCCAGTAGGTCGGTCTCACGCGTGCCGGGGGCGCCGCCCATCACATGAACCGAAGCTGTGAACGGGTCGTCCGCCGTCAGGACAGTTGTGCCTGATTTAAGCGTCTCATCCTGCGCGTGACCGACTTTCAGGCCAGGGACATCAGTGATCAGGTTTCTGGGTCCAGGGTTCATCTTCGTCTCGAATGTTGAGCCGGAAAGTGCGCTGGCGCGCGCTGTCTCCGGCGGAGATATTTATGACCAGATGAAGGGCGGATCAGATGCATCGGCCTCCGTCCACTTCGAGGGCTGTGCCGGTGATCATGCTGGCCTCGTCCGAGCAGAGGAAACAGGCGGCGTTTGCCATGTCTTCGGGCGTTGAGAAGCGACCAAGCGGGATCGTTGACAGGAATTTGGCGCGGATTTCCGGAGTGTCTTCGCCCATGAAGGATTTCAGCAGCGGTGTTTCGCCCGCCACCGGGCAGATCGCGTTGACGCGCACGCCCGAGGGGGCGAGTTCAACGGCCATCGTCTTGGTCGCGGTGATCATCCAGCCTTTGGAGGCGTTGTACCAGTTCAGATTGGGGCGCGGTGACAGACCCGCGGTCGAGGCCACGTTCAGGATCGCCCCCGCGCCGTGTGTCTTCATCTGCGGAACAAAGGCGCGCGCGGTCAGGTAGACGGATTTCATGTTCACGGCGAAAACGCGGTCGAAATCATCTTCGCTGACGTCCTCCAATGGGGTCGGCAGGTGCGTTACGCCCGCATTATTCACCAGAATATCCAGTCGTCCAAATTCTTCCGACACCGCATGTGCCATGGCCTGAACCGATGCCGCATCCGAGACGTCAACGTGCTGTGCGATGGCATTCGTGCCGACCGCAGACGCCATGTCGGAAGCCGCTTCGCCATTGATATCTGCGATCATCACGCGGGCGCCTTCGGTCAGGAACTTTTGCGCAATCCCAGCGCCGAACCCGGATGCGCCGCCGGTTACGATGGCGGTTTTTCCCTCAAGCCTCATGGCTTTACCTCCCCTGCGTCTTGCACCGGCAGAGTAGCAACGTGCAGCGAAACTGCCAGATCAATCTTCGGACACTTTGCCTCGCAGGGCTTTGACATCCGCGCGGGCTTTCTTAGCAGCAAGCCTTCGCTTGACCGAACCATAAGTGGGTTTGGTCGCGATCCTGCGCTTGGGATTGACCAAAGCCCGCGTGATCAGTTCAGCCAACCGGGCGCGCGCGATGTCGCGGTTGCGGGCCTGAGACCGTGTTTCTTCACATTGAATGATGATGGCGCCGTCCTTGGTCCAGCGACGTCCGGCCAGCCGTTTCAAACGTGTCTTGACCGGATCAGGCAAGGAGGGTGAGCGCGCGGCCTCGAACCGCAGCTCAACGGCGGTGGAGACCTTGTTGACGTTCTGCCCACCCGGACCAGAGGACCGCACGAAGCTTTCGGTCATTTCCCAGTCTTGCAGGGCGATATCGTCGGTGATGCGCAACATGGATCGGACCTTACAGGGCGCAGTTGAAAACAAAAAGGGCCGCCCCGGCGGGACGGCCCTTCGAAAGTTCAGGAGGTTGGGTCGGTTAGATCAATCGACCAGCCGGAGCGAGCGCTCCGCCAAGGGCTGCCTTAACAGGCGATCCCCCCGGTTGTTCCAACACCTCTCTCCAATCTCTTTCTCGACACTGGATCACCTCCTTTTCTATCTGTTGCGGTTAACAAGGAGCGTGACACAAGTTGTGCCAATCTCAAAGAACTTTTTTACGCAGGCTGTGCAGCGGTCAGACGGGCGACGATCACCTTGAACGGAATCAGGGCGATTAGTGCCAGCGACAGTTTCACCAGCCAGTCAGCGAAGGCCAGCGTCACCCACAGCGGGGCCATCGGGCCGGACAGCATGAAGGGCACAGGCTCCCACGCCCAGTTGATCGCAGCGTCTGCATTGGCACCAAAGACGGTAACCGAGGCCGAGAACGCCAGCGTAAAGAAGATCGCGGTGTCCAGCGCTGAACCGACCAGTGTCGACACCAGCGGCGCGCGCCACCAGCGGCCACCACGCAGTGAGTTGAACACAGTGACGTCGGTCAATTGCGCGATCAGGAAGGCGGTGCCCGAAGCGACTGCGATGCGCAGCGGCACGGCGGCATAGGTGAAGCCGTCACCCTGCAGCATGATCTGGCTGCCGATCAGCGAGCAGATGATACCGGTGACAAATCCGGCGAATACGACCTTGCGGGCCGGACCCACGCCGTAGACGCGGTTCATGATGTCGGTGACCAGAAAGGCCAACGGATAGGTGAAGGCACCCCAGGTCAACAGGCCGTCAAGGATCAGGAACTGGACCAGGATGTTTGAGGCCACGACGATCGAGGCCATGGCAAGGATGCCGGGAATAAAGCTGCGTTGCATTTTCAGATGCCCGTTTTGACAAGGTAGCGGCGACTTGGCCCCAGGCTCATCCCGAGGCAGGCCGTGCGTTTAGACCTTTGTCTGCCGCCTGTCAATCAGGCAGCAAGTATTCGACCAATTCAGTGCGTTGCAGAAAGAAGAAGTTGTCGTCGGAAATCATCGTTGCGCGCAGCCGCCCCTGCACATCGCGCCAGACAGAAAGGCCCTCGAGATTGTCATGCGTCCCGGTGCTGGTTTCGAACAGAATCTCTTGTGACACGGGTGCATCATCTGCGATCACC
The Ruegeria sp. SCSIO 43209 genome window above contains:
- a CDS encoding queuosine precursor transporter; the protein is MQRSFIPGILAMASIVVASNILVQFLILDGLLTWGAFTYPLAFLVTDIMNRVYGVGPARKVVFAGFVTGIICSLIGSQIMLQGDGFTYAAVPLRIAVASGTAFLIAQLTDVTVFNSLRGGRWWRAPLVSTLVGSALDTAIFFTLAFSASVTVFGANADAAINWAWEPVPFMLSGPMAPLWVTLAFADWLVKLSLALIALIPFKVIVARLTAAQPA